In Oryzias melastigma strain HK-1 linkage group LG16, ASM292280v2, whole genome shotgun sequence, a single genomic region encodes these proteins:
- the LOC112136726 gene encoding retinoic acid receptor beta → MFDFMDFPVFGPGEIIDFYSASSPACTLQEQDRDRDQELAAFFPELIDSDWPEHRCSQSVESHSSNCSSDDLFASPASPPPPPRTYKPCFVCQDKSSGYHYGVSACEGCKGFFRRSVQKNMVYTCHRDRNCIINKITRNRCQYCRLQRCFAVGMSKESVRNDRNKRKAKKEAVKMTIMETYELTAELGLIVEKICRAHRETFPSLCQLGKYTTNSSSDHRIQLDLGLWDKFSELATKCIVKVVEFAKRVPGFTGLTIADQITLLKAACLDILILRICTRYTPDQDTMTFSDGLTLTRTQIHNAGFGPLTDQVFTFAGQLLPLDMDETESGLLSAICLVSGDRQDLKEPSKVDVLQEPLLEALKIYSRKRRPSMPLMFPKALMKITDLRSISAKGAERAVSLKMEIPGSMPPLIEEMMEDLQDLESCQQEHTNSSSFSL, encoded by the exons ATGTTTGACTTCATGGACTTTCCCGTCTTCGGCCCCGGAGAGATCATAGACTTCTACTCCGCGTCCAGCCCCGCGTGCACGCTGCAGGAGCAGGACCGGGACCGGGACCAGGAGCTGGCGGCGTTCTTCCCGGAGCTCATCGATTCGGACTGGCCGGAGCACCGCTGCTCTCAGT CGGTGGAGAGCCACAGCTCCAACTGCAGCTCCGACGACCTGTTCGCCAGTCCCGCCTccccgcctcctcctccacGCACTTACAAGCCCTGCTTCGTGTGCCAGGACAAGTCCTCCGGCTACCACTATGGCGTCAGTGCCTGCGAAGGCTGCAAG GGCTTCTTCCGCCGCAGTGTGCAGAAGAACATGGTGTACACGTGTCACCGCGACAGAAACTGCATCATCAATAAGATCACTAGGAACCGCTGTCAGTACTGCCGCCTGCAGAGGTGCTTCGCTGTGGGGATGTCCAAAGAGT CGGTgagaaatgacagaaacaagAGGAAGGCCAAGAAGGAGGCGGTCAAGATGACCATCATGGAGACGTACGAGTTGACGGCAGAGCTCGGCCTCATCGTGGAGAAGATCTGCAGAGCTCACAGGGAGACGTTCCCCTCCCTTTGCCAGCTGGGAAAGTACACAACA AACTCCAGTTCAGACCACCGGATCCAGCTGGACCTCGGCCTGTGGGACAAATTCAGTGAGCTTGCGACTAAGTGCATTGTGAAGGTGGTGGAGTTTGCCAAGCGAGTGCCGGGCTTCACCGGCCTGACCATCGCCGATCAGATCACTCTGCTCAAAGCTGCCTGCCTCGACATCCTG ATTCTAAGGATTTGCACTCGCTACACTCCAGACCAGGACACCATGACCTTCTCCGATGGGCTGACTCTGACCCGCACTCAGATCCACAACGCGGGATTTGGGCCTCTGACCGATCAGGTCTTCACGTTTGCGGGACAGCTGCTGCCGCTGGACATGGATGAGACGGAAAGCGGGCTTCTCAGTGCCATCTGTCTGGTTTCTGGAG ACCGCCAGGACTTGAAGGAGCCGTCTAAGGTGGATGTCCTGCAGGAGCCCCTGCTGGAGGCTCTGAAGATCTACTCTCGTAAGCGGCGTCCCAGCATGCCCCTGATGTTCCCCAAGGCGCTCATGAAGATCACTGACCTGCGCAGCATCAGCGCTAAAG GAGCTGAAAGAGCGGTGTCGCTAAAGATGGAGATCCCGGGCTCCATGCCGCCGCTGATCGAGGAGATGATGGAGGACCtgcaggacctggagagctgccaacaagaacacacaaactcctcaagtttctccctctga